One Bacillus amyloliquefaciens DSM 7 = ATCC 23350 DNA window includes the following coding sequences:
- the ftsA gene encoding cell division protein FtsA: MNNNELYVSLDIGTSNTKVIVGEMTDDSLNIIGVGNVPSEGLKKGSIVDIDETVHSIRKAFDQAERMVGFPLKKAIVGVNGNYIHIQDTNGVVAVSSENKEIHVEDVRRVMEAAQVVSVPHEQLIVDVIPKQFIVDGRDEITDPKKMLGVRLEVEGTLITGSKTILHNLLRCVERAGVEITDICLQPLAAGSAALSKDEKNLGVAMIDIGGGSTTVAVFEQGHLKETAVIPLGGENITKDVSIGLRTSTEEAERVKKQFGHAFYDEASEDEVFEVTVIGTNQKQSFTQQEIANIIEARVEEILEIAATEIEHMGITDLPGGFVLTGGQAAMPGVLSLAQEVLRHNVRVASPNYIGVRDPQYMTGVGLIQFACRNARIQGRKIGFHMPEEAVQEIAVSYEEEHHQRPEAQQRPKAKQKTQAEHNKPSKMKKLLSMFWE; this comes from the coding sequence ATGAACAACAATGAACTTTACGTCAGTCTTGACATCGGTACGTCCAATACAAAAGTGATCGTCGGAGAAATGACAGATGATTCCCTTAACATTATCGGAGTGGGAAATGTACCGTCTGAAGGGTTGAAAAAAGGCTCAATCGTTGATATAGATGAAACCGTTCATTCTATAAGAAAAGCGTTTGACCAAGCTGAAAGAATGGTAGGTTTTCCGCTGAAAAAAGCCATTGTCGGCGTTAATGGAAATTATATTCATATTCAAGATACGAACGGCGTTGTCGCTGTTTCCAGTGAAAACAAAGAAATTCACGTTGAAGACGTCCGCAGGGTGATGGAAGCGGCACAGGTCGTGTCAGTGCCGCATGAGCAGCTGATCGTTGACGTCATTCCTAAACAGTTTATCGTTGACGGAAGAGATGAAATTACCGATCCGAAAAAAATGCTCGGAGTGCGCCTGGAAGTAGAAGGCACGCTGATTACCGGCTCCAAAACGATCTTACATAATTTACTTCGCTGTGTGGAGAGAGCGGGCGTTGAAATTACTGATATCTGCCTGCAGCCGCTTGCGGCCGGTTCGGCGGCTTTGTCAAAAGACGAAAAAAACCTCGGAGTCGCCATGATTGATATCGGCGGCGGCTCGACGACGGTGGCGGTATTTGAACAGGGGCACCTGAAGGAGACAGCCGTCATTCCGCTCGGAGGCGAAAACATCACTAAAGATGTATCGATCGGATTGCGCACTTCCACCGAAGAGGCTGAAAGAGTAAAAAAACAATTCGGACATGCATTCTACGATGAGGCTTCAGAAGATGAAGTATTCGAAGTCACCGTCATAGGAACGAATCAAAAGCAATCTTTTACACAGCAGGAAATTGCGAATATTATTGAAGCAAGAGTGGAAGAGATTCTGGAGATTGCCGCAACCGAAATTGAGCATATGGGAATTACAGATCTGCCCGGCGGCTTTGTGCTGACCGGCGGACAGGCCGCAATGCCCGGAGTGCTTTCATTGGCACAGGAAGTGCTGAGGCACAATGTAAGGGTCGCAAGCCCGAATTATATCGGTGTAAGAGACCCTCAGTATATGACGGGTGTCGGCCTGATACAATTTGCCTGCCGAAATGCCAGAATTCAGGGGAGAAAAATAGGCTTTCATATGCCGGAAGAAGCCGTGCAGGAAATCGCGGTCTCTTACGAAGAAGAACATCATCAGCGGCCAGAGGCGCAGCAGCGTCCAAAAGCAAAACAAAAAACACAAGCCGAACACAACAAACCGAGCAAAATGAAAAAACTATTAAGCATGTTTTGGGAATAG
- a CDS encoding cell division protein FtsQ/DivIB: MNPNHEREKIVNIEERIPKIKEQRKQKANRRLISFIVLFFMMVLIIVYLQMPISKVSSVTVSGNENVSEKEITELSDIHNGQTEFWSLNKKKTEEMIEQNKLVKKADLSKAFPNKVKIHIEEYKTIAYLQRNDVYYEVLENGTVLPNEVTPDDAGPILVDWTNAKKRVKMAEQLDKLSGSLKQSISEIYYTPVKMDQDRIKLYMNDGYVVTASIKTFASRMKTYPSIVSQLDGGKKGIIHLEVATYFEEFNKGKSDKKKETE; encoded by the coding sequence GTGAACCCAAATCATGAAAGAGAAAAAATCGTAAATATTGAAGAACGGATTCCGAAAATCAAAGAGCAGCGGAAACAAAAAGCAAACCGCCGGCTGATTTCATTCATTGTGCTCTTTTTTATGATGGTGCTGATCATCGTGTACTTGCAGATGCCGATCAGCAAAGTCTCTTCTGTCACCGTTTCCGGAAACGAAAACGTATCTGAAAAAGAGATCACCGAGCTTTCTGATATACATAACGGACAAACCGAGTTCTGGAGTCTGAACAAGAAAAAAACAGAAGAAATGATTGAGCAGAACAAGCTGGTGAAAAAGGCGGACCTTTCAAAAGCATTTCCTAACAAAGTCAAAATTCACATTGAAGAATATAAGACCATCGCGTATCTGCAGCGAAACGATGTGTATTATGAAGTGCTGGAGAACGGGACCGTGCTGCCGAACGAAGTCACGCCGGATGACGCGGGCCCGATTTTAGTTGACTGGACAAACGCGAAAAAGCGGGTCAAAATGGCGGAACAGCTTGATAAGCTTTCCGGTTCGTTAAAACAGTCGATTTCTGAAATCTACTACACTCCGGTAAAAATGGATCAGGACCGGATCAAGCTGTATATGAACGACGGATATGTAGTTACAGCTTCCATTAAAACGTTTGCCAGCCGGATGAAGACCTATCCTTCTATCGTTTCTCAGCTGGACGGCGGGAAAAAGGGAATTATCCACTTAGAAGTCGCTACGTATTTTGAAGAATTTAACAAAGGTAAATCTGACAAGAAAAAAGAAACTGAATAG
- the murB gene encoding UDP-N-acetylmuramate dehydrogenase yields the protein MENVIQELRDREVGKVLEQEPLANHTTMKIGGPADILIIPNRVEAVKDIMNIVKKYDLPWTVIGRGSNLLVLDEGIRGVVIKLGAGLDHLEIDGDQVTVGGGYSVVRLATSMSKKGMSGLEFAAGIPGSIGGAVYMNAGAHGSDMSEILVKARILFEDGTIEWLTNDEMDFSYRTSVLQKKRPGVCLEAVLKLEQKEREAITAQMQQNKDYRKNTQPYSSPCAGSIFRNPLPNHAGNLVEKAGLKGHQIGGAKVSEMHGNFIVNAGGATAKDVLDLIEYVKKTIREQYDVEMHTEVEIIGGNR from the coding sequence ATGGAGAACGTAATTCAGGAATTAAGAGACCGCGAAGTCGGCAAAGTGCTGGAACAAGAACCGCTCGCGAATCATACAACGATGAAAATCGGCGGACCGGCGGATATTTTGATCATCCCAAACCGTGTGGAAGCGGTCAAAGATATTATGAATATTGTGAAAAAATATGATCTGCCATGGACGGTTATCGGCCGGGGTTCAAATCTGCTCGTCCTTGATGAAGGCATAAGAGGAGTTGTCATCAAGCTGGGAGCGGGTCTCGATCATTTGGAGATTGACGGCGATCAGGTGACGGTCGGAGGCGGTTATTCAGTCGTCCGCCTTGCGACTTCCATGAGTAAAAAAGGAATGTCCGGTCTCGAATTTGCAGCAGGCATTCCCGGGTCAATCGGCGGAGCCGTCTATATGAATGCCGGGGCGCACGGATCTGATATGAGTGAGATTCTTGTGAAAGCCCGTATCTTATTTGAAGACGGCACAATCGAATGGCTGACGAACGACGAGATGGATTTCAGCTACAGAACGTCTGTGCTGCAGAAAAAACGTCCCGGCGTGTGTCTCGAGGCAGTTCTTAAGCTTGAGCAAAAGGAACGGGAAGCCATCACGGCGCAGATGCAGCAAAACAAAGATTACAGAAAAAATACTCAGCCGTACTCCAGCCCTTGCGCAGGAAGCATATTCAGAAATCCGCTGCCGAATCATGCCGGCAATCTCGTTGAAAAAGCGGGATTAAAAGGACATCAGATCGGCGGAGCGAAAGTGTCCGAAATGCACGGGAATTTTATCGTCAATGCCGGAGGAGCGACTGCCAAGGACGTCCTCGATCTGATTGAATATGTGAAAAAGACAATCCGTGAGCAGTATGATGTCGAAATGCATACAGAAGTTGAAATCATCGGCGGGAATCGTTAA
- the ftsZ gene encoding cell division protein FtsZ: protein MLDFETNIDGLASIKVIGVGGGGNNAVNRMIENEVQGVEYIAVNTDAQALNLSKAEVKMQIGEKLTRGLGAGANPEVGKKAAEESKEQIEEALKGADMVFVTAGMGGGTGTGAAPVIAQIAKDLGALTVGVVTRPFTFEGRKRQLQAAGGITAMKEAVDTLIVIPNDRILEIVDKNTPMLEAFREADNVLRQGVQGISDLIATPGLINLDFADVKTIMSNKGSALMGIGIATGESRAAEAAKKAISSPLLEAAIDGAQGVLMNITGGTNLSLYEVQEAADIVASASDPDVNMIFGSVINENLKDEIVVTVIATGFIEQEKDDSKPQRPTLNQGLKSQSQPAAKREPKREETQHQNTVNRHTSQPADDALDIPTFLRNRNKRG, encoded by the coding sequence ATGTTGGATTTCGAAACAAACATAGACGGCTTAGCATCAATTAAAGTAATCGGAGTAGGAGGCGGCGGTAATAACGCGGTCAACCGAATGATTGAAAACGAAGTACAGGGTGTAGAGTATATCGCGGTAAATACCGATGCCCAAGCTCTTAACCTGTCAAAAGCGGAAGTGAAAATGCAGATCGGAGAAAAGCTGACCCGCGGTCTCGGAGCGGGAGCGAATCCGGAAGTCGGCAAAAAAGCCGCTGAAGAAAGTAAAGAACAAATCGAAGAAGCGTTAAAAGGCGCTGACATGGTGTTCGTTACAGCCGGAATGGGAGGCGGTACCGGAACGGGAGCCGCACCGGTTATTGCGCAAATCGCCAAGGACTTAGGAGCTTTGACTGTCGGAGTCGTAACAAGACCGTTTACATTTGAAGGGCGAAAACGCCAGCTGCAGGCTGCAGGCGGTATCACGGCAATGAAAGAAGCCGTTGACACGCTGATCGTTATCCCGAATGACCGCATTCTGGAAATTGTCGATAAAAACACACCGATGCTTGAAGCATTCCGTGAAGCTGATAATGTGCTTCGCCAAGGGGTGCAAGGTATCTCTGACCTTATCGCGACACCTGGTTTAATCAACCTGGATTTTGCCGATGTCAAAACCATCATGTCCAACAAAGGTTCAGCATTGATGGGGATCGGGATTGCTACAGGCGAAAGCCGTGCTGCGGAAGCTGCCAAAAAGGCAATCTCCAGCCCGTTACTGGAAGCGGCAATCGACGGCGCGCAAGGTGTTCTAATGAACATTACGGGAGGTACAAACCTAAGCCTCTACGAAGTGCAGGAAGCAGCCGATATCGTCGCTTCTGCGTCTGACCCTGATGTAAATATGATTTTCGGTTCAGTTATCAATGAAAATCTGAAAGATGAAATCGTCGTCACCGTCATCGCGACCGGTTTTATCGAACAGGAAAAAGATGACTCAAAACCGCAGCGTCCGACTTTGAACCAAGGATTGAAGTCTCAAAGTCAGCCTGCTGCGAAACGTGAGCCGAAACGAGAAGAAACACAGCATCAAAATACGGTGAACCGTCATACGTCACAGCCGGCTGATGATGCCCTCGATATTCCTACATTTTTAAGAAACCGCAACAAACGCGGATAA
- the spoIIGA gene encoding sigma-E processing peptidase SpoIIGA: MKIYLDVIWLLNFCFDSLLLLLTAFILKRQVKKRRVAAGGFIGSTIVLLMFTPVSPFVEHPAGKMAFSVVIVLTAFGFKRFRYFFQNLFAFYFATFLVGGGMIGVHSLLQTESIVQNGVMVTSQTGFGDPISWMFVVIGFPAVWFFSKKRIEDIETKSIQYDELVMVQAEFSGQTIRAKGLVDSGNQLYDPLTKTPVMILHIDKFAPILSEKETDIINSAGPLEVIEQLDESFRHADKLRLIPYRGVGQDNQFLLCLKPDYVTILTKDEMIACEKCLIGISTKPLSADGEFDGIVHPKMLTGKAVKHVS, from the coding sequence GTGAAAATCTATCTGGATGTCATTTGGCTGTTGAACTTTTGTTTTGATTCTCTTTTGCTTTTATTAACCGCCTTTATTTTAAAACGCCAGGTAAAAAAAAGAAGAGTGGCCGCCGGCGGTTTCATCGGGTCAACCATTGTACTTCTGATGTTTACGCCTGTTTCTCCCTTTGTGGAGCATCCGGCGGGAAAAATGGCATTTTCAGTTGTGATCGTGCTTACGGCTTTTGGCTTTAAACGGTTTCGGTACTTTTTTCAAAATTTGTTCGCCTTTTATTTCGCGACCTTTCTCGTCGGCGGGGGAATGATCGGCGTACATTCCCTGCTGCAGACAGAATCAATTGTGCAAAACGGCGTTATGGTCACGAGCCAGACCGGCTTCGGCGACCCGATCAGCTGGATGTTTGTTGTCATCGGATTTCCGGCTGTATGGTTTTTTTCAAAAAAGAGAATCGAAGACATCGAGACGAAGTCCATTCAGTACGATGAACTTGTCATGGTTCAGGCAGAATTCAGCGGACAGACAATCCGCGCGAAAGGTTTGGTGGATTCCGGAAATCAGCTGTATGATCCGCTGACGAAAACGCCGGTCATGATTCTCCACATTGACAAATTCGCTCCGATTCTCAGCGAAAAGGAAACGGACATCATCAATTCCGCCGGTCCGCTTGAAGTGATAGAGCAGCTTGATGAATCGTTCCGGCATGCGGATAAGCTGAGGCTGATTCCATACAGGGGCGTCGGCCAGGATAATCAATTTTTACTCTGTTTAAAGCCGGATTACGTCACGATTTTAACAAAAGACGAGATGATCGCATGTGAAAAATGCCTGATCGGCATCAGCACGAAACCACTATCAGCGGACGGTGAATTTGACGGAATCGTTCATCCGAAGATGCTGACCGGAAAGGCTGTGAAACATGTATCCTGA